From the genome of Actinomycetota bacterium:
CTCCCTGCTGGCCGCGGCCGCCGGCGGCCGCCTCACCCCCCGGCTCAACGCCGCCCTGACCGGCAGCGCCGACTACATCCAGGCCATGCGCAAGGTCGTCCCGGTGGCCACCGACGTCGACTACCGCATCAGCGACCCCCACCCGCCCGACCGGGACCGGCTGGCCGCCCTGGCCACCGCCAACGCCATCGAGGGCCCGGTGGAGCGGATGCTGGCCGCCATGGAGCAGACCGGCCTGGCCGACCCGGCCTGAGGGCCCCGCCTAGAGCCGCTGGAGGCCGTCCAGGACCTGCTCCAGGAGGGTGACGTTGGGACCGCCGGCGTGGCTGGGGGCGCGGTGGACGGTGACCACGCCGTGGCTGGCCAGGTCGCCGACCAGCACCCGGGTGACCCCGAGGGGGAGGTCGACCCGGGCGGCCAGCTCGGCCACGGACAGGGTCTCGCGGCAGGCCAGGGCGATCGACCGGTGCTCCAGGCTGAGCCAGGACGGCGGGTCGAGGCCGCCCGAGGCGGCGTCGATCAGGTCCTCGATGGCCAGGTCGGGCCCGGTCGGCTCGGTCCGCCCCTCGGTCAGCGCGTACGGGCGCAGGAACGGGCCCGGGTCGGCCTCGTACCGGCCGGTCACCGATCGGTCACCCCTGGTCGCGCCCGTCGGCTATCCGGCCATGCCATTGTCTCGCCCCGCCCCCGGGGATCGGACGGCGAACGCTCGCGGCACCGGGGTCGGCACCGGCTCGGCCTGGGCCGGTTGTGCCGGCGCCGGCTGGCCGTGGGCCCTCTGGCCGTCGGCCGGCTCGACCATCGGCTGCCCGGCCGCCGCCGGTCCGGCCCGCTCCATCTCGGTCTCCGGCCCCCCGAGCAGGCTCGAGGGCAGCAGCACGAGCGCGGCCACCCCGCCGAACCAGGAGCGGCGCAGCCGCACCTTGACGCCGTGACGGGCGGCCAGGCGGCCGACCACGTAGAACCCGAGCCGCTGGGCACCGGCCAGGTCGATCGTGGCCGGCTTGGCCAGCTGCTCGTTGGCCTCGGCCAGCTCCTCGTCGGACATGCCGATGCCCTGGTCCTCGATCTCCAGCAGGTAGCCGTGGGCGGCCGGCTCGCCCGCCACCTGGACCCTGGTCCCGGGGGGCGAGAACGCGGCCGCGTTCTCGATCAGCTCGGCCAGCAGGTGGACCACGTCCGAGACGGCGTGACCGACGACCCGCACGTCGGCCATGGGCATGACCCCGACCCGGTTGTAGTCCTCGATCTCGGCCGAGGCGGCGCGGATCACCCGGGCCAGCGGCACCGGGTCGCTCCAGCGCCGCACCGGTTCGGCGCCGGACAGGACGAGCAGGTTCTCGGCGTTGCGGCGCATGCGGGTGGCCAGGTGGTCGAGGCGGAACAGGCTGCGCAGCTGCTGGGGGTCGGCCTCGGTGCGCTCCAGCTCGTCCAGCAGCTCGAGCTGGCGGTGGACCAGGTTCTGGAGGCGCCGGCCGAGGCTGAGGAACATGTCGGCCACGCTGCGGCGCAGGGCCGCCTGCTCGGCCGCGACCCGCACCGCGGTCGAGTGGACGGCGTCGAACGCCCTGGCCACCTGGCCGATCTCGTCGCGGTCGCGGATGCCGATGGGCCGGGTCTCGGCGTTCAGGTCGACCGGCTCGGCCCGCTGGAGCCGCTCGACCACGCCGGGCAGCTGGCTGTGGGCGACCTCCTCGGCCGAGGACCGGAGCAGCCCCAGGGGCCGCAGCAGCGACCGGACGACCACCAGGGACAGGCCGATGGCCAGGGCCAGGACCAGCAGGACGGCGGCGGCGTCGACGGCCGCCCGGGTGCGGGCGGCCGACTCGTCGGCCCGGCTGGCGTCGACCGCGGCCGCGCCCAGGCGCTCCTCGACCCGGCGCAGCAGGTTGATCTCGGTCGAGTTGACCGTCCACCACTCGGCCGGGTCGAGGACGAGCTCGGGCGTGGTCTCGGAGGCGATGGCCTCCGCCTGGAGCTCCCGGGCCCGCTGGACCTCGGGCCCGACCAGGGTGTCGACGAACACGGCCCGCTGGGCGTCGTCGGCGGCCGCCCGGAACTCCGACAGCAGCACCGCCCGGGTGGACAGGGTCGAGGTGAAGCGGCGGAACTCGCCCGGGGCGAAGCGGCCGCGGTCCAGCACGTCCGAGACCAGCTCCCGCTCGAGGGCGGCCAGCTCCTTGATCCGGGACACGGCCACGAACGCCCCCACCCGCTGGGCCAGCTGCGGGTCGGCGATGCCGGAGGTCAGCCCCCGGTTGGTGTTGAGCAGGTTGGCGATGGTGGCGTTGTAGAAGTCCAGGGCCGCCTCCGGGCTGACCGAGCCCCGGTCGACGTCGCGGCGCAGGCCGCTCAGCCCCTGCAGGCGGTTGCCGGCCGGGGCCAGCTCGTCCCTGGCGGCCTGGGGGAGGGCGTCGGTGTCGAGGTCGGCGGCGCTGTCGCGGTAGCCGGCCAGGGCGCGGTTGGTGGCGGCCCGCTGCTCCCGCAGGCCCGGCGACGGCTGCTCGGCGAGCAGGCCGCCGAGGGTCAGGCCACGCTCGCGCTGGAGCTCGTGGGCCAGGGCGGTGCCGCGCAGGGCGAACTCGGTCAGGTCGCGGACCTGGGCGGCCTGACGGCTGGTCGACACGCTGGAACCGATGCGGAGCCCGGCCAGCAGCAGGAGGGCCGCCACCGGTAGCAGGAGGATCAGCGCGATCTTGGGACGAAGGGACAGGTTGCCGAGCATCGACCCAACCTTCACGTTCATGGGGACGACGGGTCGATCGACACGATGCGTACCTGGGGACCGTAGTAGGCTTCGTGTCTCCGAAGAAGGCAAGCTGTCAAAAGTGCGGTGGATGGTGCAAGGGCGGGTAGGCGGCTGTGGACGACGGCGCGGCGCCGTCTCGGCGCTGGCGCTGCTGGTCGTGGCCGTGCTGGCCGCCGGCTGCACCGGCGGCGGCGATCCCGAGCCGGCCGGCGAGGCCCGGGCCGCCGCCGAGGGCCTGACCGACCTCGGCCGGCGCCTGCCCCAGCGGATCCGCACGGCCCGGGAGATCCGGGTCGGCTCCGACATCTCGTACGCGCCGGTGGAGTTCTACGACGCCTTCGCCCCCGACGTGCTCGAGCGGCCCGTTGGCGAGCCCGAGCCCCAGGTCCGCGGCATCGACCCCGACCTGGCCACCGAGCTGGGCCGCAAGCTGGGGGTGCGGTTCACCTTCGTCAACACCGCCTTCGACGAGCTGATCCCCTCGCTCCAGGACAGCGAGTTCGACCTGATCATCTCGTCGATGACCGCCACCCCGGAGCGGGCCCGGGAGATCAGCTTCCTGGAGTACTTCCAGGCCGGGACCTCGATTCTGGTCCGGAAGGACAACCCCGGGCGGGTCGGGTCCATGGCCGATCTGTGCGGCTCCACCGTCACCCTCCAGGCCGGCACCATCCACGAGGAGCTGGTCGACGCCCAGCAGGCCGACTGCGGCAACCGCCCCATCAAGGCGCGCCCGCTGGACAGCGGCACCCAGGTCGTCCTCGCGGTCAAGTTCGGCCGGGCCGACGCCGCCCTGGCCGACTTCCCGGTGGCCGCCTACAACGCCAAGGTCTCGGGCGAGGGCAACGACTTCCAGGTCGTCGGCGAGCAGATCGACCCCGGCCCCTACGGCATCGGCGTCCGCAAGGACGACACCGACCTCCAGCAGGTCCTGCAGGAGGCGCTCCGGGCCGTCATCGAGGACGGCAGCTACGACCGCGTCCTCACCAAGTGGAACGTCACCGACGGCGCCCTCAAGACCGCCCAGCTGACCGGCGCCCCCTAGGGCGCCGCCCGCCCGATGGGTCCCGGTCGCATACGATGCGCCCATGACCCTCGCCGACCGCCTGGCCCGGTTCAACAAGCGCCTGCCCAACCGCGTCATCGGGACGATCGCCGGGCGGCCGCTGTCCCCGGTGGCCTTCATGGTCCACCAGGGCCGGCGGTCCGGCCGGCGGTACCGGACCCCGGTGATGCCCCTGCCGCTGCGCGACGGCTTCCTGGTGTCGCTGCCCTATGGCCCCGACCGCGACTGGGTGCGCAACGTCCTGGCCGCCGGCCGCTGCACCCTCGTGCGCGGCGGGCGGCGCCACGAGCTGACCGACCCGCGCATGCTCGACGCCGCCGGGGCGGCCCCGCTGCTCCCGGCGGTCCTGCGGCCGGCCCTGCGGGTGGTGCCCGGCATCCGGTTCCTGCGCCTGTCCCGGGCGCTGTGACAGGGGGGCGGTACGGTTGGCGGACCCGATGCAGAAAGGAGCAGGGATGCTCGCGAACTCCCAGGCCTACAGCGGCTTCGCCGTGCCCGACCTGGCCGAGGCCAGGCGCTTCTACGGCGAGACCCTCGGCCTCAACGTGTCCGGCCAGGAGGACGACGGCGTGCTCAGCCTGGACCTCGCCGGGGGACAGAACGTGCTCGTCTACGTCAAGCCCGACCACACCCCGGCGACCTACACCATCCTCAACTTCCCTGTCGAGGACGTCGAGGGGACGGTCGACGCCCTCACCGAGCGCGGCGTGCGCTTCGAACAGTACGAGGGCTTCGAACAGGACGAGAAGGGCATCAACCGCGGCCAGGGCCCGCTGATCGCCTGGTTCCGCGACCCCGCCGGCAACATCCTGTCGGTCCACGAGCTCGGCTGAGCCGTGCCGGCCACCGGGACCGGCCGACCCGCCGCCGATGTGCTGCGACCCGCCCGCCGCTGACCGGCTGCCACCGCAGGTGGCGGCCATGCTGGCCCGGTACCGGGCCCTGGCCGCCGGGAGGCCGGCCGACTGGGGCGACGAGACCGCCGCCTACGGGCGGGCCCAGCCGTACGGCCGCTGGCTCGGCAACCGGCTCCTGGCCGCCGTGTTCGCCATGCAGCTCGACGACTGGCCGGGAACGGTCCGGGCCTGCCTCACCGACCCGCTGCCGGCCGGGCTGGCCGTGGCCACCCTGGACGGCGGCGGGGTCGGGCTGCGGGCCGGCCCGGTCCCCTACCTGGTCGAGGGCC
Proteins encoded in this window:
- a CDS encoding DUF742 domain-containing protein, which encodes MTGRYEADPGPFLRPYALTEGRTEPTGPDLAIEDLIDAASGGLDPPSWLSLEHRSIALACRETLSVAELAARVDLPLGVTRVLVGDLASHGVVTVHRAPSHAGGPNVTLLEQVLDGLQRL
- a CDS encoding nitrate- and nitrite sensing domain-containing protein, whose product is MNVKVGSMLGNLSLRPKIALILLLPVAALLLLAGLRIGSSVSTSRQAAQVRDLTEFALRGTALAHELQRERGLTLGGLLAEQPSPGLREQRAATNRALAGYRDSAADLDTDALPQAARDELAPAGNRLQGLSGLRRDVDRGSVSPEAALDFYNATIANLLNTNRGLTSGIADPQLAQRVGAFVAVSRIKELAALERELVSDVLDRGRFAPGEFRRFTSTLSTRAVLLSEFRAAADDAQRAVFVDTLVGPEVQRARELQAEAIASETTPELVLDPAEWWTVNSTEINLLRRVEERLGAAAVDASRADESAARTRAAVDAAAVLLVLALAIGLSLVVVRSLLRPLGLLRSSAEEVAHSQLPGVVERLQRAEPVDLNAETRPIGIRDRDEIGQVARAFDAVHSTAVRVAAEQAALRRSVADMFLSLGRRLQNLVHRQLELLDELERTEADPQQLRSLFRLDHLATRMRRNAENLLVLSGAEPVRRWSDPVPLARVIRAASAEIEDYNRVGVMPMADVRVVGHAVSDVVHLLAELIENAAAFSPPGTRVQVAGEPAAHGYLLEIEDQGIGMSDEELAEANEQLAKPATIDLAGAQRLGFYVVGRLAARHGVKVRLRRSWFGGVAALVLLPSSLLGGPETEMERAGPAAAGQPMVEPADGQRAHGQPAPAQPAQAEPVPTPVPRAFAVRSPGAGRDNGMAG
- a CDS encoding ABC transporter substrate-binding protein, coding for MVQGRVGGCGRRRGAVSALALLVVAVLAAGCTGGGDPEPAGEARAAAEGLTDLGRRLPQRIRTAREIRVGSDISYAPVEFYDAFAPDVLERPVGEPEPQVRGIDPDLATELGRKLGVRFTFVNTAFDELIPSLQDSEFDLIISSMTATPERAREISFLEYFQAGTSILVRKDNPGRVGSMADLCGSTVTLQAGTIHEELVDAQQADCGNRPIKARPLDSGTQVVLAVKFGRADAALADFPVAAYNAKVSGEGNDFQVVGEQIDPGPYGIGVRKDDTDLQQVLQEALRAVIEDGSYDRVLTKWNVTDGALKTAQLTGAP
- a CDS encoding nitroreductase family deazaflavin-dependent oxidoreductase, translated to MTLADRLARFNKRLPNRVIGTIAGRPLSPVAFMVHQGRRSGRRYRTPVMPLPLRDGFLVSLPYGPDRDWVRNVLAAGRCTLVRGGRRHELTDPRMLDAAGAAPLLPAVLRPALRVVPGIRFLRLSRAL
- a CDS encoding VOC family protein, translating into MLANSQAYSGFAVPDLAEARRFYGETLGLNVSGQEDDGVLSLDLAGGQNVLVYVKPDHTPATYTILNFPVEDVEGTVDALTERGVRFEQYEGFEQDEKGINRGQGPLIAWFRDPAGNILSVHELG